From one Gossypium hirsutum isolate 1008001.06 chromosome D08, Gossypium_hirsutum_v2.1, whole genome shotgun sequence genomic stretch:
- the LOC107918452 gene encoding auxin-responsive protein IAA33: MNSFEPERHDSLKRRWQDKRLTNINTSSRFVASPAPPHSSSAPLTLTPNPSYNRRFPCLDDDYLVSTVVPPVTVVLEGRSICQRISLHKHASYHSLAKALRQMFVDGNDNEITSENGLDLSNAVPGHLIAYEDMENDLLLAGDLNWKDFVRVAKRIRILPAKGNSRKE, translated from the exons atgaaCAGTTTTGAACCTGAAAGACATGACTCCTTGAAAAGGAGATGGCAAGACAAAAGATTAACCAACATCAACACCTCCTCCAGATTTGTTGCTTCTCCAGCCCCACCTCACTCTTCTTCTGCTCCCTTAACCTTGACGCCTAACCCTAGTTATAACAGGCGTTTCCCTTGTCTCGACGATGATTATCTTGTCTCCACCGTCGTGCCCCCAGTGACTGTGGTGCTTGAAGGCCGTTCCATCTGTCAGCGCATCAGTCTCCATAAGCATGCAAGCTACCATAGCCTTGCAAAGGCTCTCAGGCAAATGTTCGTGGACGGAAACGACAATGAAATCACCTCCGAGAATGGCCTTGATCTTTCCAATGCTGTTCCTGGTCACCTCATTGCCTATGAAGATATGGAAAACGATCTTCTTCTCGCTGGAGATCTTAACTGGAA GGATTTTGTACGCGTAGCTAAGAGAATTCGGATACTGCCAGCGAAGGGGAATTCAAGGAAAGAATGA